One region of Trinickia violacea genomic DNA includes:
- the glmU gene encoding bifunctional UDP-N-acetylglucosamine diphosphorylase/glucosamine-1-phosphate N-acetyltransferase GlmU, which produces MNIVILAAGAGKRMRSALPKVLHPLAGRPLLSHVIDTARTLKPGRLVVVVGHGAEQVREAVAAPDVQFALQTEQLGTGHAVQQALPLLDPSQPTLVLYGDVPLTKASTLKHLTDAAVEGRYGVLTVTLDDPTGYGRIVRDQAGYVQRIVEQKDATPEQQKIREINTGIVVTPTAQLAMWLASLKNDNAQGEYYLTDVVERAIEAGFDIVTTQPDEEWETLGVNSKAQLAELERVHQGNVAAELLAAGVTLADPARIDVRGTLECGRDVSIDVNCVFEGRVTLADNVTIGPNCVIRDAAIGAGTRIDAFTHIEGAQVGAQVVLGPYARLRPGTSLADEAHVGNFVEVKNAVLGHGSKANHLTYIGDADIGARVNVGAGTITCNYDGAFKHRTVIEDDVFVGSDTQLVAPVRVGRGVTIAAGTTVWKDVPDGMLVLNDKTQTSKGGYVRPTKKKS; this is translated from the coding sequence ATGAACATCGTGATTTTGGCGGCAGGCGCCGGCAAGCGGATGCGTTCCGCGCTGCCCAAGGTGCTTCATCCTCTGGCCGGCAGGCCGCTTCTCTCCCATGTGATCGATACCGCACGCACGTTGAAGCCCGGGCGGCTCGTCGTGGTGGTCGGTCATGGCGCCGAGCAGGTCCGTGAGGCCGTCGCCGCGCCTGATGTGCAGTTTGCGCTGCAGACCGAACAGCTCGGCACCGGACACGCGGTCCAGCAGGCGCTGCCGCTCCTCGATCCGTCGCAACCCACCCTCGTGCTTTACGGCGACGTGCCGCTCACGAAGGCCAGCACGCTGAAGCACCTGACCGACGCGGCCGTGGAAGGCCGCTATGGCGTGCTCACCGTGACGCTCGACGATCCGACCGGCTACGGGCGCATCGTTCGCGATCAGGCCGGGTACGTTCAGCGCATCGTCGAGCAGAAAGACGCGACGCCCGAGCAGCAGAAGATCCGCGAGATCAACACCGGCATCGTCGTGACGCCGACGGCGCAGCTCGCGATGTGGCTCGCTTCGCTCAAGAACGACAACGCGCAGGGCGAGTACTACCTGACGGACGTCGTCGAGCGCGCGATCGAAGCGGGCTTCGACATCGTGACGACGCAGCCCGACGAAGAATGGGAAACGCTCGGCGTGAACAGCAAGGCGCAGCTTGCCGAGTTGGAGCGCGTGCATCAGGGCAACGTCGCGGCCGAACTGCTCGCGGCCGGCGTCACGCTCGCCGACCCGGCGCGAATCGACGTGCGCGGCACGCTCGAATGCGGGCGCGACGTCTCGATCGACGTGAACTGCGTGTTCGAAGGCCGCGTGACGCTGGCCGATAACGTGACGATCGGCCCGAACTGCGTGATCCGCGATGCGGCGATCGGCGCGGGCACGCGCATCGATGCGTTCACGCACATCGAAGGCGCGCAAGTCGGCGCGCAAGTCGTGCTCGGTCCGTACGCGCGGCTGCGTCCGGGCACATCGCTCGCGGACGAAGCGCACGTCGGCAACTTCGTCGAAGTGAAGAACGCGGTGCTCGGACACGGCTCGAAAGCCAATCATCTGACCTATATCGGCGACGCCGACATCGGCGCGCGCGTGAACGTCGGCGCGGGCACCATCACCTGCAATTACGACGGCGCGTTCAAGCACCGCACCGTGATCGAAGACGATGTATTCGTCGGCTCCGATACGCAGCTCGTCGCGCCGGTGCGCGTCGGGCGCGGCGTGACGATCGCGGCGGGCACGACGGTCTGGAAGGACGTGCCCGACGGCATGCTCGTTCTGAACGACAAGACGCAAACGTCGAAGGGCGGCTATGTGCGCCCGACAAAAAAGAAGAGCTGA
- the ttcA gene encoding tRNA 2-thiocytidine(32) synthetase TtcA — MSASEILTDGAVSAEAGGAEAGKRRALTRHEQKEAYENNKLFKRLARLVGQAIGDYNMIEQGDKVMVCLSGGKDSYAMLDVLLRLRERAPIDFDIVAVNLDQKQPGFPEHVLPEYLTKLDIPFHIENQDTYSIVKRLVPEGKTTCSLCSRLRRGILYRVAGELGATKIALGHHRDDILQTLLLNLFYGGKLKGMPPKLQSDDGKNIVIRPLAYVKETDLEKYAELREFPIIPCNLCGSQPNLKRAEMKALIREWDKRFPGRVENMFNALSNVVPSHLMDTGLFPFTSLRATGEADPAGDIAFDEEPCSTDASEGIGGPGGKPISIVQFDDL, encoded by the coding sequence ATGAGCGCTTCTGAGATCCTGACGGACGGCGCAGTCAGCGCCGAAGCCGGCGGCGCCGAAGCCGGAAAACGCCGCGCGCTCACACGCCATGAGCAAAAAGAGGCGTACGAGAACAACAAGCTCTTCAAGCGTCTCGCGCGCCTCGTCGGCCAGGCGATCGGCGACTACAACATGATCGAGCAAGGCGACAAGGTGATGGTGTGCCTGTCGGGCGGCAAAGACAGCTACGCGATGCTCGACGTCCTGTTGCGTCTGCGCGAACGCGCGCCGATCGATTTCGACATCGTCGCGGTCAATCTCGACCAGAAGCAGCCCGGCTTTCCCGAACACGTGCTGCCCGAGTACCTGACCAAGCTCGACATCCCGTTTCACATCGAGAATCAGGATACGTACAGCATCGTCAAGCGCCTCGTGCCCGAGGGCAAGACGACCTGCTCGCTGTGCTCCCGGCTGCGGCGCGGGATTCTCTACCGCGTCGCCGGCGAGCTCGGCGCGACGAAGATCGCGCTCGGCCACCATCGCGACGACATCCTGCAGACGCTGCTGCTGAACCTGTTCTACGGCGGCAAGCTGAAGGGAATGCCGCCGAAGCTGCAATCAGACGACGGCAAGAACATCGTGATTCGCCCGCTCGCATATGTGAAGGAGACCGATCTCGAGAAATACGCCGAGCTGCGCGAGTTCCCGATCATCCCGTGCAATCTGTGCGGCAGTCAGCCGAACCTGAAGCGCGCGGAGATGAAGGCGTTGATTCGCGAGTGGGACAAGCGCTTCCCGGGGCGCGTCGAGAATATGTTCAACGCGCTGTCGAACGTCGTGCCGTCGCACTTGATGGATACGGGCCTGTTCCCGTTCACGAGCCTGCGCGCGACGGGCGAGGCCGATCCGGCGGGCGACATCGCCTTCGACGAAGAGCCGTGCTCGACCGATGCTTCCGAAGGCATCGGCGGACCCGGCGGCAAGCCGATTTCGATCGTCCAGTTCGACGATCTCTGA
- a CDS encoding dihydroneopterin aldolase codes for MVAALSHPRLADCRRLFLRNYEVYINIGVHDFEKRGEQRVIINVELFVPLALSTPVEDKLREVVDYDFMRATIAKRVEQGHIHLQETLCDDVAKAMLAHPHVRAVAVSTEKPDVYPDCDAVGVEVFRIKED; via the coding sequence ATGGTTGCCGCACTCTCGCACCCCCGGCTCGCCGACTGCCGCAGGCTCTTCCTGCGCAACTACGAGGTGTACATCAACATCGGCGTGCACGACTTCGAGAAGCGCGGCGAACAGCGCGTGATCATCAACGTCGAGCTGTTCGTGCCGCTTGCACTGTCCACGCCCGTGGAAGACAAGCTGCGCGAAGTCGTCGACTACGATTTCATGCGCGCGACGATCGCGAAGCGCGTCGAGCAAGGGCATATCCACCTGCAGGAAACGCTCTGCGACGACGTCGCGAAAGCGATGCTCGCCCATCCGCACGTGCGCGCCGTGGCCGTATCGACGGAAAAGCCCGACGTTTATCCGGACTGCGACGCCGTGGGCGTCGAAGTTTTCCGCATCAAAGAGGACTGA
- a CDS encoding SDR family oxidoreductase produces the protein MTVSFDISGNSAAKRSSAAAERSGEPGASASSRAVLITGAARRIGRALALGFAARGWDVAVHFSASREEAQALVAEIGALGRRAVALQADLAVEAEVARLVPACVAAFGRLTCVVNNASRFEEDTAQDVAYDNLLTSMAINVGAPLALARALYDATPASAAEDETLRAVVINVLDQKLYNLNPDYLSYTLSKAALQTATVTLAQALAPKVRVVGLAPGLTLQSADQTPEGFAAAHRVTPLGRASRPEDLVAAACYLADAPGVTGTTLVVDGGQHLVPLPRDVMFLT, from the coding sequence ATGACCGTCTCGTTCGACATTTCCGGCAATTCCGCCGCTAAACGCTCCAGCGCGGCCGCAGAACGCTCCGGCGAGCCCGGCGCTTCCGCTTCCTCGCGCGCCGTGCTGATTACCGGCGCTGCCCGCCGCATCGGCCGGGCGCTCGCGCTCGGCTTTGCGGCGCGCGGCTGGGACGTCGCCGTGCATTTCAGCGCGTCGCGCGAGGAAGCGCAGGCGCTCGTCGCCGAAATCGGTGCGCTCGGCCGCCGCGCAGTGGCGCTGCAGGCCGATTTGGCCGTCGAGGCCGAGGTGGCGCGGCTCGTCCCCGCCTGCGTCGCGGCGTTCGGCCGGCTGACCTGCGTCGTCAACAACGCGTCGCGCTTCGAGGAAGACACGGCGCAGGATGTCGCTTACGACAACCTGCTGACGTCGATGGCGATCAACGTCGGCGCGCCGCTCGCACTGGCGCGCGCGTTGTACGACGCGACGCCCGCGTCGGCGGCCGAGGACGAAACGCTGCGCGCGGTCGTCATCAACGTGCTGGATCAGAAGCTCTATAACCTGAATCCCGACTATCTGTCGTACACGCTGTCGAAGGCCGCGCTGCAGACGGCGACGGTGACGCTCGCGCAGGCGCTCGCGCCGAAAGTGCGGGTGGTCGGCCTCGCGCCGGGGCTCACGCTCCAGTCCGCCGACCAGACGCCGGAAGGCTTCGCCGCCGCGCACCGCGTGACGCCGCTTGGCCGCGCGTCGCGGCCCGAGGATCTGGTGGCGGCGGCCTGCTATCTCGCCGACGCGCCGGGCGTGACCGGCACGACGCTCGTCGTCGACGGCGGCCAGCACCTCGTGCCGCTGCCGCGCGACGTGATGTTTTTGACTTGA
- a CDS encoding class I SAM-dependent methyltransferase, which translates to MNQKAHQPDSLPAPGPTALGASEKLVALISDEIAAAGGWLPFDLYMERALYAPGLGYYSGGAVKFGRRAEDGSDFVTAPELSPLFAATLARPLAQALEASGTRHLMEFGAGTGKLAAGLLVALDALGASFDSYSIVDLSGELRERQRETIEAQAPALASRVRWLDALPETFEGVVIGNEVLDAMPVRLFSHAGDLWRERGVVFDGGALAFEDRPVTSPADAALLAETGIAGDYVTETHEAGRAFTRTICTMLARGAAFFIDYGFPRHEYYHPQRAQGTLMCHYRHRAHGDPFVYPGLQDITAHVEFTGIAEAGVEAGADLLGYTSQARFLLNAGITDALAEFDPNDAARFLPAANAVQKLISEAEMGELFKVIAFSRGIDGTLDAFARGDRSHTL; encoded by the coding sequence ATGAATCAAAAAGCTCACCAACCCGATAGTTTACCTGCTCCCGGTCCGACCGCGCTCGGCGCGTCCGAAAAGCTCGTCGCGCTAATCAGCGACGAGATCGCCGCGGCCGGCGGCTGGCTGCCCTTCGATCTCTACATGGAACGCGCGCTGTACGCGCCGGGACTCGGCTACTACAGCGGCGGCGCCGTCAAATTCGGGCGCCGCGCCGAGGACGGCAGCGACTTCGTCACGGCGCCCGAACTCTCGCCGCTCTTTGCCGCGACGCTCGCGCGCCCGCTTGCGCAGGCGCTCGAAGCGAGCGGCACGCGGCATCTGATGGAGTTCGGCGCGGGCACGGGCAAGCTCGCGGCGGGCCTGCTGGTCGCGCTCGACGCGCTCGGCGCCTCGTTCGACAGCTACTCGATCGTCGATTTGTCCGGCGAGCTGCGCGAGCGGCAGCGCGAGACGATCGAAGCCCAGGCGCCGGCGCTCGCGTCGCGCGTGCGGTGGCTCGACGCGCTGCCCGAGACGTTCGAAGGCGTCGTGATCGGCAACGAAGTGCTCGATGCGATGCCGGTGCGCCTGTTCTCGCACGCGGGCGACCTATGGCGCGAGCGCGGCGTTGTGTTCGATGGCGGCGCGCTCGCGTTCGAAGACCGCCCCGTGACCTCGCCGGCGGACGCGGCCTTGCTCGCCGAAACCGGAATCGCGGGCGACTACGTCACCGAAACGCACGAAGCGGGCCGTGCCTTCACGCGCACGATCTGCACGATGCTCGCGCGCGGCGCGGCGTTTTTCATCGATTACGGCTTTCCGCGCCACGAGTACTACCATCCGCAGCGCGCGCAAGGCACGCTGATGTGCCACTACCGGCATCGCGCGCACGGCGATCCGTTCGTCTACCCCGGCTTGCAGGACATCACCGCGCACGTCGAATTCACCGGAATCGCCGAAGCCGGCGTCGAAGCCGGCGCGGATCTGCTGGGCTACACGTCGCAAGCGCGCTTTCTGCTGAACGCGGGCATCACCGACGCGCTCGCCGAGTTCGATCCGAACGACGCCGCCCGCTTCCTGCCTGCCGCCAACGCTGTGCAGAAGCTGATTTCGGAGGCCGAGATGGGCGAGCTCTTCAAAGTGATCGCGTTCTCGCGCGGTATCGACGGCACGCTAGACGCCTTCGCGCGCGGCGACCGTTCCCACACGCTCTGA
- a CDS encoding DUF2905 domain-containing protein, translating into MIRWLFTTFIAVAILSGSWPWLKKIGIGRMPGDVTLRIGGRQYPFPFMSTLVVSMVVSLLVRLF; encoded by the coding sequence ATGATCCGCTGGCTCTTCACCACCTTCATCGCGGTCGCGATCCTGTCCGGCTCGTGGCCGTGGCTCAAGAAGATCGGCATCGGCCGGATGCCGGGGGATGTCACGCTGAGAATCGGCGGACGCCAGTATCCGTTTCCGTTTATGTCGACTTTGGTTGTGTCGATGGTGGTGTCGTTGTTGGTGCGGTTGTTTTGA
- a CDS encoding multifunctional CCA addition/repair protein — translation MNIYAVGGAIRDELLGMPVSDRDYVVVGATPEQMVAQGYRPVGKDFPVFLHPDTHEEYALARTERKTAAGYHGFQFFYAPDVTLEEDLARRDLTVNAMARLVRPDGELTGPVIDPFDGQADLHARVFRHVGEAFVEDPVRILRLARFAARFHDFTVAPETLALMKTMVAAGEVDALVPERVWQEVSRGLMEKKPSRMFSVLRECGALARILPEIDNLFGVPQRADYHPEVDTGVHVMMVVDHAAAQGYALTVRFAALTHDLGKATTPEDVLPRHIGHEGRSVELLKPLCDRLRVPNDCRELALLVAREHGNIHRVMEMGAAALVRLFERSDALRKPARFAEFLQACESDARGRLGFETHAFPEAGRLRDALIAARAVDAGAVAQTCAGQPERIKEAVHQARVAAVGRVIAVG, via the coding sequence ATGAATATCTACGCAGTAGGCGGCGCGATTCGCGACGAACTGCTCGGCATGCCCGTGTCCGATCGCGATTACGTCGTGGTCGGCGCGACACCCGAGCAGATGGTCGCGCAGGGATACCGTCCGGTCGGCAAGGATTTCCCGGTGTTCCTGCATCCGGACACGCATGAGGAATACGCGCTCGCGCGCACCGAGCGCAAAACCGCCGCCGGCTATCACGGCTTCCAGTTCTTCTACGCGCCCGATGTCACGCTCGAGGAGGACCTGGCGCGCCGCGACCTGACGGTCAACGCGATGGCGCGCTTGGTGCGTCCGGACGGCGAGCTGACTGGGCCGGTCATCGATCCGTTCGACGGTCAGGCGGATTTGCACGCGCGGGTTTTCCGGCACGTCGGTGAGGCGTTTGTCGAAGATCCGGTGCGCATCCTGCGCCTCGCACGCTTTGCCGCGCGCTTTCACGACTTCACCGTCGCGCCCGAGACGCTCGCACTGATGAAGACGATGGTCGCGGCGGGCGAAGTCGACGCGCTCGTGCCGGAGCGCGTCTGGCAGGAGGTATCGCGCGGCCTGATGGAAAAGAAGCCGTCGCGGATGTTCAGCGTGTTGCGCGAATGCGGCGCGCTCGCGCGCATTCTGCCGGAGATCGACAACCTGTTCGGCGTGCCGCAGCGTGCGGACTATCACCCGGAAGTCGATACCGGGGTGCACGTGATGATGGTCGTCGACCACGCGGCGGCGCAGGGCTACGCGCTGACGGTGCGCTTCGCCGCGCTCACCCACGATCTCGGCAAGGCGACGACGCCCGAGGACGTGCTGCCGCGCCACATCGGCCACGAAGGGCGCAGCGTCGAGTTGCTGAAACCGCTCTGCGACCGGCTCCGCGTGCCGAACGATTGCCGTGAGCTGGCGCTGCTGGTCGCGCGCGAGCACGGCAATATTCATCGCGTGATGGAGATGGGCGCGGCCGCGCTCGTGCGCCTCTTCGAGCGCAGCGACGCGCTGCGCAAACCGGCGCGTTTTGCCGAATTCCTGCAGGCGTGCGAGTCGGATGCGCGCGGGCGGCTCGGGTTCGAGACGCACGCGTTTCCCGAAGCCGGGCGGCTACGAGACGCGCTGATCGCGGCGCGCGCGGTCGATGCTGGCGCGGTTGCGCAGACCTGCGCGGGCCAGCCCGAGCGGATCAAGGAAGCGGTGCATCAGGCGCGCGTGGCGGCGGTGGGGCGGGTGATCGCGGTGGGGTGA
- a CDS encoding glutathione S-transferase family protein, which produces MKLIIGDKNYSSWSMRPWVLMKHFGIPFEEVVIWLNEPDTNARILEHSPSGKVPCLVGDDGGSVWETVAIVETLAERYPQHALWPRDAAARAHARSVCAEMHAGFGEMRSSMSMNIRAKRPGKGATPGALADVARVDAIWRECLAKHGGPFLFGEFGIADAMYVPVVMRFRTYTPKLSDEAQAYAARITALPAVAAWIEDAMVEPHPVAYLDQDE; this is translated from the coding sequence ATGAAGCTGATAATCGGTGACAAGAACTATTCGTCGTGGTCGATGCGTCCGTGGGTATTGATGAAGCATTTCGGCATTCCGTTCGAGGAAGTCGTGATCTGGTTGAATGAGCCCGATACGAATGCGCGCATTCTCGAGCATTCGCCGTCGGGCAAGGTGCCGTGTCTGGTCGGCGACGACGGCGGCTCGGTCTGGGAAACGGTCGCGATCGTCGAGACGCTCGCCGAGCGCTACCCGCAACACGCGCTGTGGCCGCGCGACGCGGCGGCGCGTGCGCACGCGCGCAGCGTGTGCGCCGAAATGCACGCGGGGTTCGGCGAAATGCGCTCGTCGATGTCGATGAACATTCGTGCGAAGCGGCCGGGCAAGGGCGCCACACCGGGCGCGCTCGCCGACGTGGCGCGCGTCGATGCAATCTGGCGCGAGTGCCTGGCCAAGCACGGCGGCCCGTTTCTGTTCGGCGAGTTCGGCATTGCCGATGCGATGTACGTGCCTGTCGTGATGCGCTTCAGGACGTACACGCCGAAGCTGTCCGACGAGGCGCAGGCGTACGCGGCGCGAATCACGGCGCTGCCGGCGGTGGCCGCGTGGATCGAAGACGCAATGGTCGAACCGCACCCCGTCGCCTATCTCGACCAAGACGAATGA
- a CDS encoding complex I NDUFA9 subunit family protein: MRHQCIALIGGSGFIGSHLTNALIAAGKDVRIATRRRQNASHLTLLPVDVIEADVFDPVQLASFVEGADAVVNLVGTLHGGRGDPYGPGFAKLHVELPSKIVAACEGKRVHRLIHVSAIGADPRGPSMYLRSKGDGEKAVHASAALAWTIFRPSVVFGPEDAFLNTFAFLQRMFPVIPLAKPDAKFQPVYVGDVEKAIVNVLDLDAAGGHTYELGGPAVYTLEQLVKFCGETIGREARIVRLPDTLARLQALSFEMLPGEPMLTRDNLDSMKIDSVMHGPLAPELGVEPVGIDVIAPVYLSGASLRSRFNAFRAHAGR; encoded by the coding sequence ATGCGACATCAATGCATTGCCCTCATCGGCGGCTCGGGTTTCATCGGCAGCCATCTCACGAACGCGCTGATCGCCGCGGGCAAAGACGTGCGAATTGCCACGCGCCGCCGCCAGAACGCGAGTCATCTCACGCTCCTCCCGGTCGACGTCATCGAAGCCGATGTCTTCGATCCCGTTCAGCTCGCGAGCTTCGTCGAGGGGGCGGACGCGGTCGTCAATCTCGTCGGCACGCTGCATGGCGGCAGAGGCGATCCCTATGGCCCCGGGTTCGCGAAGCTGCATGTCGAGTTGCCGTCGAAGATCGTCGCGGCTTGCGAAGGCAAGCGCGTGCACCGGCTGATTCACGTGAGCGCGATCGGCGCCGATCCGCGCGGGCCGAGCATGTATCTGCGTTCGAAAGGCGACGGAGAGAAGGCCGTGCACGCGTCGGCGGCGCTGGCTTGGACGATTTTCCGGCCGTCGGTCGTGTTCGGCCCCGAGGACGCGTTCCTCAATACGTTTGCGTTCCTGCAGCGCATGTTTCCCGTGATCCCGCTCGCCAAGCCGGACGCGAAGTTCCAGCCGGTCTACGTCGGCGATGTCGAGAAGGCGATCGTCAACGTGCTCGATCTCGATGCCGCGGGCGGGCATACTTACGAACTCGGCGGCCCGGCGGTGTACACGCTCGAGCAACTGGTGAAGTTTTGCGGCGAAACGATCGGCCGCGAGGCCCGCATCGTCCGCTTGCCGGACACGCTCGCGCGGCTTCAGGCGCTTTCGTTCGAGATGCTTCCCGGGGAGCCGATGCTCACGCGGGACAATCTCGACTCGATGAAGATCGACAGCGTGATGCACGGCCCGCTCGCGCCGGAATTGGGCGTCGAGCCGGTCGGAATCGATGTCATCGCGCCGGTGTATCTGAGCGGCGCGTCGTTGCGTTCACGCTTCAACGCGTTTCGCGCCCATGCGGGCCGCTGA
- a CDS encoding lytic transglycosylase domain-containing protein: MFNRLHRVYRAVSFALAAATLVACGTASAVRPAPLSPLSGDDQIFIQLREAARNNDPDRAAQLASMIPNYPAPTYLEYFQIKPQLFDGSGHAKLDAPDEPVLSFLQRYDGTAIADRLRNDYLAVLGARHDWKNFDAQYARFVLNDDTQVKCYALESKMSRGENVADAARVLLVEPKWYGDGCVDLITALGGSQQFTPNDVWQQIRLSYEQGQTATGGKLVDALGSAAPDPTLFQQATTTPPLLLAKGVTSDSTSHQLALVAITRMAANDPATAAATFAAVAPSLAAPERAIGWGTIAYQAAARQVSGAVDWFRLSANAPLSYPAYEWRVRSALLAGDWTMVRWSIEQMPAELRARPAWVYWHGRALKQLGDTVNANQDFEQIAGNFNFYGQLASEELGQKITIPPQTKVTDEEVEQASQTPGFALAQRFFALNLRLEGNREWNWPLRQMTDRQLLAAAEYARRIELYDRTVNTADRTQVEHDFSLRYLSPFRDIVERDAQSNGLDVEWAYGLIRQESRFIINARSEVGAGGLMQLMPGTAQMVAKKIGLGPLSRAQMNDINTNILLGTNYLSMIYNQFDGSAVLATAGYNAGPGRPRQWKANLSRGVEGAIFAETIPFNETRDYVKNVLSNTVYYAALFEGKPQSLKERLGYIMP; this comes from the coding sequence ATGTTCAATCGACTTCACCGAGTATATCGCGCGGTCAGTTTTGCTCTTGCCGCTGCGACGCTCGTCGCGTGCGGCACGGCTTCCGCCGTGCGTCCCGCCCCCCTCTCCCCGCTCTCCGGCGACGATCAGATTTTCATCCAGTTGCGTGAGGCCGCCCGCAACAACGATCCCGATCGCGCGGCGCAGCTGGCGAGCATGATCCCGAATTACCCGGCGCCGACGTATCTCGAATACTTCCAGATCAAGCCGCAGCTTTTCGACGGCTCGGGGCACGCGAAGCTCGACGCGCCGGATGAGCCGGTGCTGTCCTTCCTGCAGCGCTACGACGGCACGGCGATCGCCGACCGTCTGCGCAACGATTACCTCGCCGTGCTCGGCGCGCGTCACGATTGGAAGAACTTCGACGCGCAATATGCGCGCTTCGTGCTGAACGACGACACGCAAGTGAAGTGCTACGCGCTCGAATCGAAGATGTCGCGAGGCGAGAACGTTGCCGACGCGGCGCGCGTGCTGCTGGTCGAGCCGAAGTGGTACGGCGACGGTTGCGTCGACCTGATCACGGCGCTCGGGGGCAGCCAGCAATTCACGCCGAACGACGTCTGGCAGCAGATCCGTCTGTCGTACGAGCAAGGCCAAACGGCGACGGGCGGCAAGCTCGTCGATGCGCTCGGTTCCGCCGCGCCCGACCCGACGCTCTTCCAGCAGGCCACCACCACGCCGCCGCTCTTGCTCGCCAAGGGCGTGACGTCCGATTCGACCTCGCATCAGCTGGCGCTGGTCGCCATCACACGCATGGCGGCCAACGACCCGGCCACGGCCGCTGCCACGTTCGCGGCGGTGGCGCCGTCGCTCGCCGCGCCCGAGCGCGCGATCGGCTGGGGCACGATCGCCTATCAGGCGGCGGCACGGCAGGTTTCGGGCGCGGTCGACTGGTTCCGGCTGTCGGCGAACGCGCCGCTTTCGTATCCGGCCTACGAGTGGCGCGTGCGCAGCGCACTGCTCGCCGGCGACTGGACGATGGTGCGCTGGTCGATCGAACAGATGCCGGCCGAGCTGCGCGCGCGTCCGGCGTGGGTCTACTGGCATGGGCGCGCCTTGAAACAGCTCGGCGACACCGTGAACGCCAACCAGGACTTCGAGCAAATCGCTGGGAACTTCAATTTCTACGGTCAGCTCGCGTCCGAGGAACTCGGCCAGAAGATCACGATTCCGCCGCAAACCAAAGTGACGGACGAAGAAGTGGAGCAAGCGTCCCAGACGCCGGGCTTCGCGCTCGCGCAGCGCTTCTTCGCGCTGAATCTGCGGCTCGAAGGCAATCGCGAGTGGAACTGGCCGCTGCGCCAGATGACCGATCGCCAGCTTCTCGCCGCCGCCGAGTACGCGCGCCGTATCGAGCTGTATGACCGCACCGTCAATACCGCCGACCGCACCCAGGTCGAGCACGACTTCTCGCTGCGCTACCTGTCGCCGTTCCGCGATATCGTCGAGCGCGACGCGCAGTCCAACGGGCTCGACGTCGAATGGGCCTACGGCCTGATTCGTCAGGAGTCGCGCTTCATCATCAACGCGCGTTCGGAAGTCGGTGCGGGCGGCCTGATGCAGCTGATGCCGGGCACGGCGCAGATGGTGGCGAAAAAGATCGGCCTCGGCCCGCTCTCGCGAGCCCAGATGAACGACATCAACACCAATATCCTGCTCGGCACGAACTATTTGTCGATGATCTACAATCAATTCGACGGTTCCGCCGTGCTCGCCACGGCCGGCTACAACGCCGGTCCCGGCCGTCCGCGCCAGTGGAAGGCCAACCTTTCGCGCGGCGTGGAAGGCGCGATCTTCGCGGAAACGATTCCGTTCAACGAGACCCGCGACTACGTCAAGAACGTGCTGTCGAACACGGTCTATTACGCGGCGCTGTTCGAAGGCAAGCCGCAATCGCTGAAAGAGCGGCTCGGCTACATCATGCCCTGA
- a CDS encoding 5-formyltetrahydrofolate cyclo-ligase has product MSESIARNPASKRKGELRKTLLEARKTAICAPDSHAALGARIREILEHFAPRVAGFYWPLPGEFDARESLALWLSLDAHRQAALPVIPDIGTALEFHEWSPGAPMKIGHHRIPEPESARVLMPDLLLVPCLGFDDVGYRLGYGGGYYDRTLAAWPGASRPVTVGIAFEACRTSALPREAHDVPLDAIVTETGRYFSAPKTVL; this is encoded by the coding sequence TTGAGCGAAAGCATAGCACGCAACCCCGCGTCAAAACGCAAAGGCGAGCTGCGAAAAACACTGCTCGAAGCGCGTAAAACCGCGATCTGCGCGCCTGACAGCCATGCCGCGCTCGGTGCTCGTATCCGCGAAATTCTGGAACACTTTGCACCGCGCGTCGCCGGTTTTTACTGGCCGCTGCCCGGCGAGTTCGACGCGCGCGAATCGCTGGCTCTTTGGCTCTCGCTCGACGCGCATCGACAGGCCGCGCTGCCCGTCATTCCGGATATCGGCACGGCACTCGAATTTCATGAGTGGTCGCCGGGCGCGCCGATGAAAATCGGCCATCATCGGATTCCCGAGCCGGAGTCGGCGCGCGTGCTGATGCCCGATCTGCTCCTCGTGCCCTGTTTGGGGTTCGACGACGTCGGCTATCGGCTGGGCTACGGCGGCGGCTATTACGACCGCACGCTTGCGGCTTGGCCGGGGGCGTCCAGGCCGGTCACCGTGGGCATCGCCTTCGAGGCGTGCAGGACGAGCGCGCTGCCGCGCGAGGCGCACGACGTGCCGCTCGATGCGATCGTCACAGAGACAGGAAGGTACTTCAGCGCGCCGAAAACGGTTTTATAG